A segment of the Streptococcus dysgalactiae subsp. dysgalactiae genome:
TGTAGAGACGAGAGAAGTAAAGAACCTTCTCTAATTGATCCCAATCCGCGTCATCAAGGATAATAAAGGCATCATCGCCACCCAATTCAAGAGTTGTTTTTTTCAAGTTTTTACCAGCTTCTTCTGCAATGCTAGCTCCTCCACGTTCGGAACCTGTCAAGCAGACACCAACCACACGTTTATCAGCAATCACTTGTGACACTTGGTCATAAGAAATAAACAGATTGGTAAAACTACCTGCTTCAGCACCAGCTTCAAGAACTAATTCTTCGAAAGATTGGGCAGAGCGTGGGCAAATGGACGCGTGTTTTAAAACCATTGGGTTCCCAACAATAAAGTTTGGCGCAAAAACCCGCATGATTTGATAGTAAGGAAAATTCCAAGGCTCAACAGCTAGGATAACACCTGTTGATTGTTTCAAATAGTAAGCCTGACCAGAATCTGTTTCTAGTGGCGTAGACATCAAAAATTCATCTGCCTTATCAGCATAGTAATCAGCAATATCAGCACAAAGATCTACTTCACCTTGGGCTTCTGTGAACAGTTTTCCCATATCTTTGGTCATGATTTCAGCGTATTTGTCTCGGTCACGACGAAGAATATTAGCCACTTGATGAAGCTGGGCTTTACGTTCTTCTAAACGATCTTCCTGACGCCATTTTTTATAGAGAAGGTGAGCTCTTTCAAGAACATCTGCCACACCTTGGTCGGTCATGTTGTCGAATGCATGAAGGACTTCATTTGTATAAGGGTAAATTGTTTGATAAGCCATCATATATAGCCTCCTTTGCTTAATACCTTTAGTCTATCAGAAATCGAAATCGATTTCAAAAAATGACTACGCTATTTTTAAAGGCTATTGTCAGTTGTTCCCATAATAGAGGTCAGCAGGGCTTGATAATCTGACACCTCATAAGTCGGATGAACAGGGCTGTTATTCAGGAGATGCTTTGGGTTGTACCATAAGGTATCCATGCCAGCATTAATTCCCCCTTGAATATCAGCCGATAAGCTATCGCCAATCATCACAGCCTGGTCAGGTTGGTAATGAGGAACCTGCTGGGTCATCCAATCGTAGAAAGCTTTGTTAGGTTTTTGACTACCCGACTGTTCCGAAATAAAAATGGCTTTGAAGTAAGGCACCAAACCAGATGCTTCCAATCGACCTTGTTGGATTGTTGCGATGCCATTGGTTGCCACATATAGGTTGTAGCCTTTGGCGACTAGTTTTTCTAACAGTTCCTTAGCACCAACATAAACTTGCCCTTGATGCTTTAAATGCTTTTGATAAGCTTCTGCTAACTCCCTACCATCAACCGTCACTCCAAAATGAGCAAATAGCAGAGCAAAACGAGAATTAATCAAGTCTACTTTACTAATACCTCCATACTCCAATTGTTTCCACAGGTTTTGGTTCATCGGTTTATAGTAGTCCTTATAGGCCTTAATATCAGTAACTTGATATTCTTCTAGCAACTTGGTCAAGGCAACCTCTTCTGCCGCATCAAAATCCAGTAAGGTGTGGTCAAGATCGAAAAAAAGGTGTGTATATGTCAAAGTAATCTCCTCACTAGTGATAACCCTATTATACCACGCCCTTAAATTGGTTTAAGGCGTGACCTGAATAATCCAAGTTATTCTCATTTTTTCAATTGACAAGTGAACATATTAGCAGTAAACTGAAAACAAGAAACAAATCAAATAAAATTGATATGAGGAAATCCTAGTGAGTAATTATCATAACGGCATTCAGATTTTTAAAGCACTAGCCGATAATAATCGTCTTACTATTTTAGAGTATTTAAAAAATGGTGAAACCTGTGCCTGTGTGTTAATAGAAGAGCTAGGCATTGCACAATCTGCCCTATCCTATCATATGAAAATCTTGTGCCAATCTGGACTTGTAAGGAGTAGACAAAAGGGGAAATGGAAACATTATAGCCTGAGTGCTGCCGCTGGCCAAGAAGCAGTTGACCTACTAAATGATATTCTATCCCTTCATGATCCTTCCTCTAACAATTGTGAATGTCGACAAAAGTCATCGTGAGGATGGCTTTCATTTTAGAAAACAAATCAAAAATATTTGATGTCACTTAAAAGGAGGAAGCATGTGGTTATTTGTACAAGAACACATTCTAGGAATGAAATGGTTAAATGAGCTAATTGGAAAAATTCTCTCCTCTTTGGGAATAGAGCTATCATCAAGGATAGGAGGAAGCCTACAGTTTTTCTTTTACGATGTGATTAAAATCACTATTCTACTTGGCGTTTTGATTTTTAGCATTTCATACCTTCAAAGCTACTTCCCACCCGAACGTAGTCGTCGTATACTCACTCGATTTAATGGGCTAACAGCTAACTAGATAGCAGCGCTGTTAGGGACAGTAACCCCTTTTTGTTCCTGCTCTTCCATTCCACTTTTTATGGGGTTTACCAGTGCAGGACTTCCAGTTGGTGTCACTTTTTCATTTTTGATTTCATCTCCCATGGTTGACTTAGGCAGTTTAGTTCTTTTAATGAGTATTTTTGGAGCAAAAGTTGCTAGTCTTTAATGTTATCCTTGGCTTGGTAATTGCCATTCTTGGTGGTCGACTCATCCAAGCGCTAGGGATGGAAAAATATGTAGAAGAATTTATCAAGAATGCACCGTTGACTAATGGCACATTAAAAAAATTATCCTGTCAAGATCGGCTAACCTTTGCTAAGGAACAAGTTATTGAGACCTTTCAAAAAGTCTTTCCTTATATTTTAGTTGGGGTTGGTATCGGCGCCCTTATTCATAATTGGATCCCAGATCATTGGGTAACTAGCATATTAGGCAGCCATAACCCTTTAGGAGTCATCCTTGCCACTGTTATCGGAGTGCCTATGTACGCTGATATTTTTGGAACAATACCCATCGCCGAAGCCTTGTTAGGTAAGGGCGCGCAGTTAGGAACTGTTTTGGCTTTCATGATGGCAGTTACAACTCTCAGCCTACCATCTCTCATTATGTTGAAAAGAGCTGTTAAGCCACGTCTACTAGGTACTTTTATCGCTATTTGTACTCTGGGGATTGTTTTAGTAGGTTATTTATTTAATATGTTACAATATCTCATCATTTAGGAGGAATTCATGATGACTCAAACCATTTTTAAAGTGTTAGGATCTGGTTGCAAAAAATGCAATCTTCTAGAAGAACATGTGAGACAAGCTTCTCAAGAAGAAGGTGTCCCAGTAACCATTGAACACGAAAAAGACTTTACCGAGATTGCTAAATATGGTGTTATGGCGACCCCGGCTTTAGTATTGAACGAGGAGGTTGTTTCTTCTGGCAAAGTATTGACAGTTGAAGATATTAAAACCATTCTTCGCAACAGTTACCAGTCATAAGCTTGACCAACTCTTTGATAGACATCAGATTTGATCAGTTCAACAATTGCAAAAAGGCCATGGACGTTGATTGAGGCTCCAAAAGTTAGATAAATATCTAACAATTAAGAGTCCGTTCACTTGTAGTCCAGGCCTTTTGACGTCTATTATGGTTATTTATCGTTTCAATGCTTTGCAAGCTCTGATTCTGAGATGGCTTATTGTTCTTGTTCGTTCTAGAAATATGATTACGACAAAAATAGCGTCCAACTAGTTCTCGACGTCAGTACTGATTTAGCTCCAATTGGCTACTCCTGTTCGATTTCTCTCACAACTTGGCAAGGGACACCAGCTGCGAGGGAATTAGCCGGGATAGCATGAGTGACGACTGAACCTGAAGCAATCACACAGCCACTGCCGATGGTGACACCAGGCATGACATTGACATTCGCACCAAACCAGACATTATCACCTATTGTAGTTGGTAACGCCTTTTCCAGACCCTCATTGCGGTGTTTATAGTCTAAAGGATGATTGGCGCCGTGTAAAAGCCTGTCGAAGGACCAACAAAGACATTGTCTCCCAGATTAATCTTTGCACCATCCATAAAGTAACAATTACTATTCACAAAACAATTCTTCCCAAAAATGATATTTGTGCCATAATCACACATAAAAGGATTAAGCAGGACCAAACCATCAAAGGCCTGCCCCATGAGTTATTTTAGAATAGTATAATGCTCCTCTTCTCGACTAGGTTTTAATTGGTTTAAATCAAAACATAGATCTTGTGCTTCCATGCGTTTTTGAATGAGTTCAGCATCAAAATTAGTATCATACCATTCGCCACGATTCATTTTCTCAAATGCTGTTGTCATTAGGTACTCCTTTTTAGTATATAGTTACTATACTACTTGCTCCTTCTTTTATCATTGAAAAGTCACCCGTCTATGCCAGTCACTCTGATAAGAAGCAAGGTGTCCATTTAGCAGATACTTCCCGATGAAAACTAGAGACAAACCGCCCCTCTCATGAGATTTAACAACTGTCTAAACGCTTCCTTAAGCGTTCCACAAACTCGTAAGCTGCTGGACAAATCAAGGTATTCTTGAGTGTGAGATGATTAATCTGGTAGATTTTTTTGCGGTCTGTGTGAGGGAATTCTCGGCAGGCTTTGGGTCTCACATCATAAATGCTACAAAGATTGTCCCCGCCTAAAAACGGGCAAGGCATGGACTGGAAAACCTTATCACCATCCTCATCGACGTGCAAATAAGTTTTTTCAAAGGTTGCCAACTTCATCCGAAAGAGCTTGGCAATTTTGACAATATCAGCCTCTGTCAAGTCAGGCCCTAAATCTTTACAACAGTTAGCACAGGCCATGCAATCAATCTCTTGAAAAACTTCTTGATGAATGTCTTGGACAATCTTATCGAGATGTTTAGGTGGTTTTTTCTTTAAGGCTGCTAAAAACTTTCGGTGTTCAGCCTGCCGTTGCAAAGCTAGTTGATGGTATTTTTCAATATCAATGGTTTTTGATGACATAATTCTGACTTTCTTAACAGAACTTCCTTTTTATTATACCATAGAAAAAAGGCTTTAAAGCCTCTTTTCCAAGACTGAAACAGTTCTCCGTCCAGTCATTCTTTAATATTCTCCAAATCTTTCACCATTTGGTTGTAGGTATTTAATATCTTTTTCTTATGCTTGGTCACATAGGCATAATCTTCTTTTAGGGTAGTAATCTCCTCAAGTGGTTTCATGTCATGACTTGTCTGAGCGTCTTGCCGAACGGGTCTGTTACTGGTTGACTGACCAAACGCATGTTGCACATCTCGAGAAAGCATAAAATTAATGAACAACTTGGCTTCTTCCATCGCTGGAGCATTTCTGACAATGGCCACAGATGAAGGGACAAACACTGTCCCTTCTCTAGGGTAGACAATCGAAACGTTGGCGCCGCTCTTTTGGAGATTAATGCAAGGGTCTTCATAGGTTAGACCAACAATCATCTTTCCTGCAGCGACAGATTGGTAGACATCCGACGAACTAGCAGCCCTCATTGAATTGGTATTGATGAGCAACTGCTTCACATAATCCCAAGCTTCTGAATGAGTATAGCCACCCTTAGCAAGTAATATATTTGTTAACTGCGAAAAAGCACTGGAAGACTTATTCGGGTCAGCAAAAGCTATCTTTCCTTTTAAAGCTGGTTGAAGGAGATCTTCATAGCTTGTGATGCTAAGTCCTTGTACCAATTCATTATTCACAATCAAGACACTGCCATTTATGGTGTATGGAGTGGCTCTATCACTAGGCAATTGGTAATCTGGAAGAACTGTCGCTACCTCAGGAGACAGGTAAGATTCAAATAAGTGTTTATGACTTTCAAATTGCGTGTAATTGCCTCCAAAGAAAATGTCAGCTTTCAATGAACTTCTCTTCTGGCGCAAGCGATCAATGAGCTGGCCAGTCCCTCCTTGGATAATCTTAACCTTAATCCCATATTTTTCCTCAAAAGCAGGGATGGTTCCGGTCAAAATCGTTTGGCTATTCGGACTCAAAATCACGAGTTCTTTTGATGGTAATGTTCTAGACGGTGACAAATTGGCAAGGGTGCAAATGCCAAGAAGAAAGAAAAGAATCGCAAGAACCAGGCTAATCCTCCAATTCCAGTTAGGTTTTCTCATGACATACTCCTTCGTGTGTTTTCAGAAAATGATGTTCTTTAAAAGCTTTGACTGTCTGGCCAAGGTATTTTTTAAATACCCTGTCAAAATAACGATAATCATAAATTCCAACTGCTTCTGCTATTTGGTATACCATTAAGTCCGGCTCTTTTTCCATTAGTTGAATGGCCTGGTTAATGCGGTATTGGTTGATGTACTCATTCAAAGTCATTTGAAGGTGTTTTTTTACGATTTGATAAAGGTAACTTTCACTATATCCCAACTCATGAGCCAATTGACCTGTGGTAATTTTATCTTGAAAATGCTCATGTACCCAATCCAGAATAGCTTTGACAATGTCAGGAAACTGATCATTCACCTGGGGTAAAGGTAGGTAGAGAGAGGAACTTTCCTGTCTGCCTGCTTTCTTTTGACTTTCTATCTGATCAACGATGCTTTGAAGACAATCCCAAAGAGCAGCTTTTTCGATCGGTTTGGTTAAAAATTCCAGAACACCATAATGAATGGCTGATTGTGCATTAGGAAAATCGGCATAGCCAGATAAGATAATTTTGGCATAGTTCTGTTCCCTGGTCTCTTCAAACATGTCAAATGCGGTCATGATGGGCATGTTGATGTCTGTCAGGACAATATGTGGCTGACACTCTCGGATTAAGGTAGCACCTGCTTTACCATCTTTGGCCTCGCCTACAACGACAATTCCTAAAGACTCATAGTCAACGGCGTAGCGCAGCCATTTTCGGATAATATGTTCATCTTCAATAATCACTAATTTATACATTGACTACTCCTTCACATAATAGCTGACAGTGAACTGGTCGTCT
Coding sequences within it:
- a CDS encoding NAD-dependent succinate-semialdehyde dehydrogenase, whose product is MAYQTIYPYTNEVLHAFDNMTDQGVADVLERAHLLYKKWRQEDRLEERKAQLHQVANILRRDRDKYAEIMTKDMGKLFTEAQGEVDLCADIADYYADKADEFLMSTPLETDSGQAYYLKQSTGVILAVEPWNFPYYQIMRVFAPNFIVGNPMVLKHASICPRSAQSFEELVLEAGAEAGSFTNLFISYDQVSQVIADKRVVGVCLTGSERGGASIAEEAGKNLKKTTLELGGDDAFIILDDADWDQLEKVLYFSRLYNAGQVCTSSKRFIVLDKDYDRFKELLTKVFKTAKWGDPMDPETTLAPLSSAQAKEDVLDQIKLALDHGAELVYGGEAIDHPGNFVMPTIIAGLTKDNPVYYQEIFGPVGEIYKVSSEEEAIEVANDSNYGLGGTIFSSNQEHAEAVAAKIETGMSFINSGCTSLPELPFGGIKNSGYGRELSELGFTSFVNEHLIYTPNQQ
- a CDS encoding YjjG family noncanonical pyrimidine nucleotidase — protein: MTYTHLFFDLDHTLLDFDAAEEVALTKLLEEYQVTDIKAYKDYYKPMNQNLWKQLEYGGISKVDLINSRFALLFAHFGVTVDGRELAEAYQKHLKHQGQVYVGAKELLEKLVAKGYNLYVATNGIATIQQGRLEASGLVPYFKAIFISEQSGSQKPNKAFYDWMTQQVPHYQPDQAVMIGDSLSADIQGGINAGMDTLWYNPKHLLNNSPVHPTYEVSDYQALLTSIMGTTDNSL
- a CDS encoding ArsR/SmtB family transcription factor; amino-acid sequence: MSNYHNGIQIFKALADNNRLTILEYLKNGETCACVLIEELGIAQSALSYHMKILCQSGLVRSRQKGKWKHYSLSAAAGQEAVDLLNDILSLHDPSSNNCECRQKSS
- a CDS encoding thioredoxin family protein, producing the protein MMTQTIFKVLGSGCKKCNLLEEHVRQASQEEGVPVTIEHEKDFTEIAKYGVMATPALVLNEEVVSSGKVLTVEDIKTILRNSYQS
- a CDS encoding YkgJ family cysteine cluster protein, whose amino-acid sequence is MSSKTIDIEKYHQLALQRQAEHRKFLAALKKKPPKHLDKIVQDIHQEVFQEIDCMACANCCKDLGPDLTEADIVKIAKLFRMKLATFEKTYLHVDEDGDKVFQSMPCPFLGGDNLCSIYDVRPKACREFPHTDRKKIYQINHLTLKNTLICPAAYEFVERLRKRLDSC
- a CDS encoding extracellular solute-binding protein: MRKPNWNWRISLVLAILFFLLGICTLANLSPSRTLPSKELVILSPNSQTILTGTIPAFEEKYGIKVKIIQGGTGQLIDRLRQKRSSLKADIFFGGNYTQFESHKHLFESYLSPEVATVLPDYQLPSDRATPYTINGSVLIVNNELVQGLSITSYEDLLQPALKGKIAFADPNKSSSAFSQLTNILLAKGGYTHSEAWDYVKQLLINTNSMRAASSSDVYQSVAAGKMIVGLTYEDPCINLQKSGANVSIVYPREGTVFVPSSVAIVRNAPAMEEAKLFINFMLSRDVQHAFGQSTSNRPVRQDAQTSHDMKPLEEITTLKEDYAYVTKHKKKILNTYNQMVKDLENIKE
- a CDS encoding response regulator transcription factor, whose protein sequence is MYKLVIIEDEHIIRKWLRYAVDYESLGIVVVGEAKDGKAGATLIRECQPHIVLTDINMPIMTAFDMFEETREQNYAKIILSGYADFPNAQSAIHYGVLEFLTKPIEKAALWDCLQSIVDQIESQKKAGRQESSSLYLPLPQVNDQFPDIVKAILDWVHEHFQDKITTGQLAHELGYSESYLYQIVKKHLQMTLNEYINQYRINQAIQLMEKEPDLMVYQIAEAVGIYDYRYFDRVFKKYLGQTVKAFKEHHFLKTHEGVCHEKT